A single genomic interval of Aureliella helgolandensis harbors:
- a CDS encoding NAD(P)/FAD-dependent oxidoreductase, with amino-acid sequence MSEIERTVIIGSGPAGWSAAIYAARANLKPLLFEGTAKPEMIPLGQLAFTTEVENYAGFPAGNIRAFVESAVDSDRHYNLPPAPAGHEKDGQPHYAVQGIELMELMKQQALNFGTRVVGDDIVDVDFSGDILRVTPANGEPIEARTVIIATGARANYLGLESEENYKNRGVSACAVCDGALPTYRRKPLAVIGGGDTAVEEASYLANLDGADRIYLIHRRDELRASKVMQDRAMNHPNIELVWNSTVEEVLGDGQKVTGVRLKNTQDNTTSELTVGGMFVAIGHTPNTDFLRGKLEMNKQGYIQWAKPFRTNTSVAGVFAAGDVADDYYRQAITSAGTGCMAALDAERYLAEAGH; translated from the coding sequence ATGAGTGAGATTGAACGAACGGTCATTATCGGTAGTGGACCTGCTGGCTGGTCTGCTGCCATCTATGCGGCTCGGGCCAATCTCAAACCGTTGTTGTTTGAAGGAACTGCCAAACCTGAGATGATCCCGCTGGGACAGTTGGCGTTTACCACCGAAGTTGAAAACTATGCCGGCTTTCCAGCCGGGAACATTCGCGCCTTCGTAGAAAGTGCCGTGGATTCCGATCGCCACTACAATTTGCCCCCCGCGCCAGCTGGGCATGAGAAGGATGGCCAACCGCACTATGCGGTACAGGGAATCGAGCTGATGGAGCTGATGAAGCAGCAGGCTCTGAATTTCGGCACGCGCGTCGTCGGCGACGATATCGTGGATGTCGACTTCTCCGGCGACATCCTGCGAGTCACCCCCGCGAATGGAGAGCCGATTGAAGCCCGCACTGTCATTATTGCTACCGGTGCGCGTGCCAATTACTTAGGACTCGAATCCGAAGAGAATTATAAAAATCGCGGAGTGAGCGCGTGTGCTGTTTGCGACGGTGCATTGCCGACCTACCGCCGCAAGCCATTGGCCGTCATTGGCGGGGGAGACACTGCCGTTGAAGAAGCGAGTTATCTGGCAAACTTGGACGGTGCCGACCGAATCTACCTCATTCACCGCCGCGATGAGTTGCGAGCTTCGAAGGTTATGCAGGACCGCGCTATGAACCATCCCAATATTGAATTGGTTTGGAACAGCACCGTCGAGGAAGTTTTGGGAGATGGCCAAAAAGTCACCGGTGTGCGACTGAAGAACACTCAGGACAATACGACCAGCGAACTGACCGTAGGAGGTATGTTCGTCGCGATTGGACATACCCCCAACACCGATTTCTTGCGTGGGAAATTGGAAATGAATAAGCAGGGCTATATTCAATGGGCCAAGCCGTTCCGCACGAACACGAGTGTAGCCGGAGTCTTCGCGGCTGGAGACGTGGCGGATGACTACTACCGGCAAGCCATTACGTCGGCTGGAACCGGTTGCATGGCTGCGTTAGACGCCGAGCGTTATCTGGCGGAAGCGGGACATTAG